The sequence CTGGTCTCAGTCTCCCTAGTCTCATAGGGGCCAGGAAGCCAGACTGTTGAAAAGTACATGTTGAATGTTCTTAATCATGAAATGACCCCTCCAGCTTCTAGTTAAAATAATACCAACAGGGTTCACCTACCTCAGAATTAGATCAAAGGGGACCATATTTCTCCTATATACACCTTAGGGGGAGCTCAGAAGTCTTCCTTAATGGTTCTCCTTCAGCCCTGCATGCATGGACCAGGAATGAAGTCCTGTGtgtccttcctcccccttctctctgaAGGATCACCTTGGTTCTCATCTATACTCCTGAGCACGTAGAACCTTCAATTTTCTTCTCATCAACTTCTTTATCAGCTTTCTCTTCCCTCATTTGATTCCAATTTTCTGGACCTTATAATAGTCTAGATGAAATCACGTTTCAAAGGAAACCAGCCCGTGGTGGGAGGGACCAGCTTATCTGTGCCATGCTGCGACAAACACCGCAGACTTGTAAAACCTCCCTTGCATTGACACGGTCCATCCCATCTACCCTGCATCTGCAGGACTGGGATAACAGAAATGAAACTGTACTTCTCAGTCTCGAGGGTATATGGTATGTGCAGCCTCGTCTAGCATCATCTCCGGTGTCTAGGGAAATGTGTAGGGAAAGATGCGGGATCCGTGTCCCGTTCCTTCCTCTATGTCCCACTAGAAAATCTTGTCTCTGTTCTTGGAGGAATTGGTTCCCAGAGTATATGATCTCCCCAAAATGTGTGTTGCCCCAGGATCTTCAAAGGATGCTATAGCTATAGGAGAGACTCTCCACGCTGACGCCTGCCACAGCTGCGTACAATTCAGGCACCACCAATTCTGGTACTTGCAACACAGCCTTGTCATTTGCAGTTCGAGCAGCAGTTTCTAGGCGTGAGTGTAGCTCTGTAAGTGAGGGGCGGCTGTCCTCACTCCAGCGCCAGCAGGACTTCATGAGACCGTACCTGAAAGGGAAACAAGAGAAACAAGAGAAACGGTCTCCTCTCCTAACAAACCTTAACAAAAGAAACCTACGAGTCTTTAATCTACTTCTCATTGCTGTGTCCCATACGCTTCCCAGAGAATACTGTTCCTTCTCATCCTCCTAATGCTAAGTCTCTTAATATCATCTTCTTAACAGAACCCTTTTTATAAAAGGAATgactaaatatttcttaaactacAATCAGTATGACGGAACAGTTTTTTTTCCATTAGATTACCAAAAACTCTTAAGTGTTTTCATCTGACATGTTCTTAATATACCACATTCCAAACCATTGCTATAACTTATCTACCAGTATGAGCTACATTACAGCAAGGAAAATAAGAAGGTATGGAATAATACGATTCCTACTAATCTCAGATAATGTAATTAGACGGTTCCTTCCTTTAATCCAGGTCATCTCCCCCCTTTATTACTTCGCTTCTCCAGGAAATTGCCTTAATCGAGATAGAAGTACTTACCACCTTTAATCTGTCTTTGCTTCAATCCAGTTTCTAGAGAATTTACAACATAGCCTGTTTTCAAACACTCTTCATCAAGTCTCATTCCTGCCCAAGAACCTACAGTGATTTACCACTGCTCACCATATAAAGTCAACAACCCACCCCCTAGCTTCTTACCACATAGTTCTTGCCTAACTGAAGCCCTCTCCTCCTGACAAGTCAGCGTCTTGCTATGCCCTAGATGTGGTTAGTAACACCCAACTCTGTCTTTGCTCATGGTCTGCCCAATTCCTTGAATATCCTCTCCATGGTTATCCTTTCCTACAGGTTTAAGTCTCAATTCCTTTCCTTATAAACCTCAGCATGCACTGTGTTTCCCACACTCTTTAATGTTGTACGATGAGACTTTGTATAAGATGCTACTTTAATAATACTGCTAACGTTTTACCAAGAACTCACTTATTATAAAAGGCATGGTAGGGAAACTtaacatgcattatttcattgtagCCTCACAATAATTTTGAGGTAGGATTATCATTATACCTATTTTAAGATAAGTAAACAGCGCACAGTAAAGTAGTAGGACTAGGACTGAACGTGTGTCTTTTTAACTCTATGAGATGAATCTGAGCTTTTAACCATTCTACTTATTGCCTCAGACGTTATGTTGATTTTCATGTTGTTTCTGATATCCTTCTTCAAGACCAGGTACTTTATCAGTTAAATGTCTCTCCCCAGTATCAAGGACAGCCTTTTATACACATAAAGCCTGTGAGAAATATTTGTCAACAACTTCATTCTAGTATACCCAGCCAGTATCACtatactgtgtgtatgtgtgtatatatacacgtaaaaatatatatcaacagttatgatatttaacatttttaacatgCTTGATGCTGTAACTGTTTAATGTTGGGAAACCCAGGTGCTGGAAATTTACCCTTTCAGTGctgaaaaatttacaaaatagcaACAACTTTAATAGAAATGTATATTAATATACTAACTCCtgtcttcttaaaaataatttaaccttTTCTTATGTTCTATAACAATCTTTTTTTGTACCTTATTGGTTATAAAATTCTgagtgtaatttttaatttttccattttctgcctCTACATTAGTTCACCAACTGTCCCTTTCTGCTGACAATTTGATATCCACCTTCTCCTGCCAAATTTCTTCTCACCCCCACTTTTGGTTGGCTTCCAACATGCGTAGAACTGGGAAAACAGATAATCAATAtgtttttaagttaaatattaaaTAGGAACCAGTGAGTAACTGGAGTGCAATGGATTTTATGACAACTACATTAGAACTGAAGCTAGTAGTCTCTAACTGAGACTGACATTTAAATAGATAAAACACTACTGTATTTGCATTGGATTTGTTCTATTTTAAAAGCTTCCAGAAGAACTAAGCTTTAACAATGTTAGCAAACTTAAATTTCTAATATAGTACTCAGTGGTTGCCTCAATatttgttgtgtgtgtatgtacacacacatacatacatatgatatacatatacatgtacatcgTATATGTGAGCAGATGTGTTTTACTGCAGAGGTTTGGTTTAGGGTTTTACATTAGCACATAAAGGACAGTGAGGGTCGTCTGAGCCACTTTGAAAGGGACACGACTGATGAAGagcaaaaaaagactttaaaaaccaTTTACATGGTGTGTGTGCAGCTACTGGGTCTcttcatgatttttcttctttgtagatGCTGTAGGATGCTGGTAGGGGGGACTTCAGGATATGGAGGTGCCCCTGTTGGTATGGAAAGAATGAGAGTAGTGAGAGAACTTAAGGGTCCTCAGAATATAAAGTATAACTAACACTACTCTCCATCCACCTGGGCTAATTACCTGCAAAAGTATAGCCATAGGAAAAATGATAGATATAATATAATTGCTCCCTGGTGATCAGGTAAGGATATAGCTTagagaattttggaaaaaaagagatgggGGGGTACTGATAACTTAGCAGAACGTTGAGTCTTTAGGAaagtaacaaaataaagcaaagtgaGAAATAAGATCTGCCCTCTACTTCCCAAACATGAGAAGGTGCTATAGTTTCTCCATCAAGTGGATTAATAAATCTAAAgacaataatttttatgtttatgcaAGATCATCCTTGGAATCATCCTTGGATTTTAAAACATCCCATGGAATTGGTaaagtcttgagggaaagaaagagaaagaaagcaaaagaaagttaaaaacagaagagggaaggagagagagagggagggaatcaAGACATTACAAGATTATCTCAAAAATCAGGATTCTATGTCAACTCAGTTCAACCTTCAGAGATTGTACCGAAACCCCTTCTCATAGCAAATGTCATCCACCACCCAAATTAACAtccttgtatatttttgtataggGGCACATTACTTTGGGGAACCTTCTTACCTAGAGTCACCATCTCGTAGAGCAGTATCCCAAAAGACCAGCTGTAAAAGAAACAAGGCCATGGATTTAATTTTGATTTCTGCCTTTCGTAAAGACAGCTCACTTAAATACCAGAGGCCTTCAGTAAAGAACCCCATCACAAAGTCAATGAAAGGGAATCAAGGGTGACTGATACAATAAGCAATGAGGTAGTACCATTAGAAGGCATTTCTGTCCAATCCCCTTAGAATCTAATCTATTTGAGTACTGAatttatgtctccttttttctATAGTACATATTAATAGATATTTACCATTATTTGCTAAATTGTGAGTGTTTGTGCAAACATATTCACCCAAACATACAGAAATTCCCCTCTGCATCTTTTTCATCCTTTCCATTTCTCCCTGCTGAAATTCTAGCCTTTATCCTTAGCTCAAGGCCAAGCAAGTTTTATCATTTATCTACTATTTCCTCAGTAGATCTAATTTCCCAAACCTAggaaaaatattaacagaacAAGTTTTATACATAACTGGAGTAGGCATTTGCCTAAGCAATATGATTCAAGAGATGTATATTTCACTATTCTATAATATCATCATTAAATGAGCAATATTTGCCAGTTAAGCTTATTATTCCCAGACCTCTATTCAAAAGCAGATGTCAGCGAAGcagcaatgaaataaaaaagcagtcttctggggacttccctggaggcccagtggttaagactctgcacttccactgcagggggtcatgggttcgatccctggtcagggaactaagctcccacatgctgcgcggcacagccaaaaaataaataaagaaaataaaaaagcagtcTCTTAATTGACTCACCACATCAACTGATGTTCTAAATTTCTCCCGCAACTCATAGCATTCATGGCTAGTAAGATGTTCTATATTATGTTTATGTGCTCCTCGGAGCAGTTGAGTTATTGGCTACCGAAAGTCAATCGCAGTTCTTTACAATCCGGTTTATGCCAATCCTACATGTAACTGTAATTATGTAAGCAATTAAATATTACGTAAGCTGATTAAATATACATGCCAAAAGCATTAGCTCCCTGAAAACTAGATTGaatgctttgaaaatattctataaaacCAAGCTGCTAAAAAGAAAGTGTTGTCGAATTGCGTGGGTGAGACAACTgtagaaaactgggaaaaaattaacaataaatgcCTGTAGTCAAATTGCGTCACAATTGTTTCCAAGTTTCTCACTCTATTTAGAGtcaccccaaactgaaactcaaaaataattcattatacggggcttccctagtggcgcagcggttgagagtccgcctgccgaggcaggggacgcgggttcgtgccccggtccgggaagatcccacgtgccgcggagcggctgggcccgtgagtcgtggccgctgagcctgcgcgtccggagcctgtgctctgcaacgggagaggccacagcagtgagaggcccgcgtaccacaaaaaaaaaaaaaaaattcattatggATGCTATTTATACAAGAAACACAACACGTAACTACATTTAGCATAGCAGGTCTATCCCCTTGGCCCTCCTCCAAAAGATTGATAATTAAACAtctatttatatgttttaagttaaaatacattgagtatacacagacacatatgtatttattttaataagtccTAGTTTAACTAAACTTTTGACTAAGCGGACCTACCTCTTTCAGATAAAACTAGATAAACAGATAAAATTCCACCAGATTAAGTCCTCAGATGCTAGCATGAAtaatctattcatttttttctctcctaattAAGGTTTCTAATCTAACACAGAGGGAATACTTCAAAAGGCACTAAAAAGGATTGCAGGCAGGTGCCAAGTATGAGCTCTGCCACATAACACACATTTTTGGTTAAGAGTCTGACTTCTCAGTAGAGATTTCACGTGGAGACATAATTGACAATAGACCCAGTCACGTCCATGAGCTGGAGGACACCTGggtcaagaaaggaagaaatcctCAGAGCAGGAACAAACCCTACATGTCTCCTTTGATGCCAGCTGGTCTCAGCAGAAGCCGTTCTGGGGCGAGCCACTTGAGAGGTACCATGCGAGCAGACGAGATGGCCCCTCGCGAGTGGACTTCATAAGCCAGGCCCAGTCCGCAGAGCTTAGCAGTGAGATCACACTGGATCAGGATATTCCTGGCTGCCACGTCCCCATGGAACAGACGCTTATCCTGGAGAAATTCCTGTCAACATGAGATCAAAGATGGATCAGCTCTCTGAGGTCATGGCTTAGGtcacagataaagagaaacaTATCCTTGAAAAGACAAGTATATTTTCTACTCTGAACAAGCCTCATTAATAATgacatattgggcttccctggtggcgcggtggttgagagcccgcctgccgatgcaggggacatgggttcgtgccccggtccgggaagatcccacgtgccgcggagcggctgggcccgtgagccatggccgctgagcctgcgcctccggagcctgtgctccgcgacaggagaggccacaacagtgagaggcccgcgtaccgcaaaaaaaaaaaaaaaaaaaaaaaagttagaaaacataGTATGATATTGCGTTATAACTGGTAACCTTGGGCTCTGAGGAATGCTTCAGTGTGATCACTGCATCTCTATGGGATACCCCTGCGATTATGGTTCAGAATACAAGGTAAGCTCTGTCCTGATACCCTAACTTCTTATTGAAGtagagctgatttacagtgttgtgttagtttcagaggtacagcaaagcgattcagatatatatgtatatatatatatacacacacatatacatatagatgtgtatatatatacacatatacatatatatattctttttcagattcttttccattataggttattacaagatattgaatatagttccctgtgctatacagcaggtcctcgttgtttatctgttttatatatagtagcatgtatatgttaatctcacaCTCCTCACttatccctcctctcccctctggtaatcataagtttgttttcaaatgctgtgagtctatttctgtttcttaaatagTTCATTTGTCCTGATAGTCTAACTTTATAAAGGAAATATACCAACTAGGCCATCCAAACaccatagttaacatttatttgtaTGATGTGCTCTCTCCTTTGCTCCATGAGAACTTCAACTAACTTTTTCTCACTTCATCACCTCTTTTTTCCTAAGCTTTCTCTGATTCCATTTCTATCCCTTGTATATTTCACACCTCAAGGTGGCAAGATATATCAAATACTAAAATAGTAGCTTCACAAAGCCCTGATTTTCCATAGctaattttaaacacatttatctAAATAATTTCATAGGAATAGTCATCTAAATTTCCTGAGTAATTCTGGTAAaggcaacttttttttcttaaaccttgagttctttctcttccctgtttATTTAggttagtttaaaataaagaaatgctcTCACCTTTGCCCCTTCTTATTCCTCCTTTTCCACTTgttccttgttctttttaaagtatCTGTAATTCCTATCACATTCAGTATCGAAGCACATCTACAACCTAACATGTTCCGAACTAGTATTTCTTGTTTTACAAGTATAAATTATAAGCTTCCTTCAGGTTCTGTAGCCTTTCACCCATTCAGTTTCTATTCCCATTTCTTGTCCCAACTTGCTTCCCCTTTTACATCTGTATATATCTGGAAGTATGTGGACATACAGCTCTTGGCCCTGATTTTTTACCCTTAAGACTGAGAAACCTTTTAAAACCCTTcctgttccttctttttaaaaaaaaaaattaatttatttattttatgtatttatctttggctatgttgggtcttcattgttgcccctgggctttctctagttgctgcaagcaggaGCTACACTTCATTGcgatgcacaggcctctcattgcggtggcgtctccTGTTGGGGAACACAGGCtcgaggtgcacgggcttcagtagttgtggcatgcaggctcagtagatgtggctcatgggctagagcacaggctcagtaattgtggcgcacgggcttagttgctccgtggcattgggatcttcccagggctcgaacctgtgtcccgtgcattggcaagcggattcccaaccactgcgtcaccagggagaCCTCCCTGTTCCTTCTAAAAACCCTaaattggaacttccctggtggcacagtggttgagactctgtgctcccaatgcagggggtctgggtttgatccctagtccgggaactagatcccacatgcatgccgcaactaagagttcgcatgccacaactaaggagctggtgagttgcaactaaggagcccacctgctgcaatgAAGAAGCCCACGTAATGCAACTAAGAAGCCAGTGAgttacaactaaggagcctgcctgccacaactaagacctgatgcaaccaaataaacaaatatttaaaaaaacactttaaactgACTACTTTCTTCCTATAATTACCAATCCTGAATTATATTATCTAAATAATTTCATGAAGGAATTGAAAACAATTTATTGGTGCTTGAGTTTCCATCCCCTAGCTTCCATGTGATTTCCTTTATAATATATACCCCATTTGAGAGCATAACTGAAAAATATGACATTAAATACCAagctaagaagaaaaatcactgcCATCTGTTGTCATTTCTCCAAGCCTTACCACAGCCAAAAGGACCTGCTTCCCTAtgtgatatatttgtttttctgtgaggTCATACGGAAGGCCATCCATGGTCATCACGTCCTAAATAGATAGAGAAAAAAGCAGTATATCAAAATGACATGAACagatctgaaagaaaaaataggggCAGAGATATTATTAAATGCAGTTATCAAAGCTaaggaaaatacacaaaaatataaggaCTATAGATTCAAGGACAGATGATATAAGAGATTCTCAGATATGCAGAGAAGTACCATGATTTATTGGACCAGGAAAACAGTAAAGAATGTAgatgaatagcagaatgaagGAAGAACAGAATACCAGGTAAGAAAGACAAGTATATATAAGACTATCCATTGGATAAAGCAGCAATTTTCCTAGggcagaatatgtgtgtgtgtgtgtgtgtgtgtgtgtgtgtgtgtgtgtgtgtgtgagagagagagagagattaattaaGCACATTAACTCAACACATCTTgactgaatgcctactatgtgccagattcCATCTTAGGAACTCAGAATACAAAAGTGAGCAAAATAAATATGTCTACTGCCTTCTGGAGCTTATACTGTGGCAAACACACgtgaatcaaaataaaataatcatacatAAATACATGGTTACACATCTATAAGTgccatgaaagaaatgtaaaagagatCATATGATGGTGGACGAAAGAGAGCTCATTCAGTCGGAGAAGCAAGGAAAGCTCTTGACGAGATCCAAAGAGTGAGTGGCCGTTGACCCTacaaagaagggagagggagaagtcTGGTGTAATGAGAAAAGCATGTGAAAACGATCTGAAATAGAGAGGCATGCAGtctgaaaaatcaaaagaaacaagTGAGGTTAGGGCACAGACCAAGTGACAGATGGATAACctcttaaaaagtttaaaatctcaTGGTGTGCACGTTGTCCTATTTGCCTCAGTGGATGGAAGAGGTCAAAACAAGGTCTCTTTTTCATACACATTTAGTAACACAACGATCAGCCTACCTAGGAGGCTTGATTAATATCAGACTTTGTTCATCAGCAAGTGACGAGCTAACTAGGAAATCGTGGGGCACTTCAAAAAGAGGAGTAGAGAGAGAAGTGGTGAAATTGTAAGGAATAGGGCTTGCACTTTAGCCTGGAAATTTCTgaacatttaaagtttttaaaatatgaattggaGATATACAAACTTGCAGGCTGAATTTCTCCTTAACTCAGCCTCGGCACACTAGGGTGATGTTACAGAATGGAAAATATACttcacactaacaacaaaattatTACTAACAGTAGTTAGGTTGTTATGCAATTATCATTAAAACGGCGACCATTTTGAGTGCTTAATATGTACCAATCACTATGTTTTTACAGACGTAATTTCCTTgaattttaataagtatttattattactcccactttacagattcCAAAAACtcagactcagagaggtgatttgcccaaagtcacacagcttgtaggaGATGGAGcccaaagtccattctctaaatcTGCACTGCCCAGTATGGTAGCCATTGCCCACATATGCCtatttaaacatatattatttaaaactaaataaatttgaaaattcaatttcttaatcATATCAGGCTCGTTTCAAGGGTTCTGTAGCCACATGTGatttagtggctaccatattggacagagcAGACATTCCATCATCACTAAAAATTCTATTGGTTGGTGATAATCACTCTGTTATGCTATTATAATGTCTCTCTGATTTGTCATTTATCAGGCTAATTGACATGTGAACAGCTAATAAGTCAGGTCAGGCCTTTCCTTCGCAACACCTCTACCCTACCACTTACCCGGCGACAGGTCCAGAGGAAGCTGAGCAGGTCCCCCTGGGCCACATCCTCCAACACCATGTAGAGCGGCAGCCCTTCTGTGCAGCAGCCTTCTAGCTGTACCAGGTTCTTGTGCTTCCCCAGGTACTGGTAGAACTGGATTCGCCCTAAGAACTCCTGCACCTCTTGGAGCCCAGCTGGTTCTGTGGAGGACAGAAGAACCACCGGGAGTGAGCAGTCAGGGAATCACCAACAAAATGGGGGTTCAAGTCAGGAAGCAAAGCTCAGATGATAAATCTCAGGGCTCCAAAGGGGGGCGAGTGCagacaaaaagtaaaaagaaagagaatcaaTTAGAAGGTGATCTTCAATGTCACCGATCTTTTGTCAAAGGTAACACAGAACCGTAGGTCTTTAGAACTGGACGGGCTTTCCTCTGCCTAATAGACAAGTGCTCTGTTCACAGTAAAATATTATCACACATTAAGATATTACCGCTTCTAGACCTTTTGATTAATACTCTTGCTAATCCTATCCTTGTTCTGTTTTTTGTATCCATCATTACTGGTCCATATCATGAGTatcagcaaaaagaagaaaaatgcagtAACTGGAAAAGATATCAAAACAgcgaagaaaaatgaagaaacaaccaCAAAATCCTCATTCAAGTAATATCTAATATGGAAAAATCAGTTTTAACAGCCTTGATAGGCAAGGTTGAGCTAG is a genomic window of Kogia breviceps isolate mKogBre1 chromosome 12, mKogBre1 haplotype 1, whole genome shotgun sequence containing:
- the STYK1 gene encoding tyrosine-protein kinase STYK1 isoform X3, producing MGDARHRTRMLLECSLSDKLCIVREQQYEVIIIPALLVGIFLILLGVILWLFIREQREHQPSPALRSVAHAPPSRSLSWEAARPEGSVFVPLKETSVESLLRTSTHALAKLQVPREHLSEVLEQIHDGSFGTIYRTKIYTGDPDKTKRVVLKALKEPAGLQEVQEFLGRIQFYQYLGKHKNLVQLEGCCTEGLPLYMVLEDVAQGDLLSFLWTCRRDVMTMDGLPYDLTEKQIYHIGKQVLLAVEFLQDKRLFHGDVAARNILIQCDLTAKLCGLGLAYEVHSRGAISSARMVPLKWLAPERLLLRPAGIKGDIWSFGILLYEMVTLGAPPYPEVPPTSILQHLQRRKIMKRPSSCTHTMYGLMKSCWRWSEDSRPSLTELHSRLETAARTANDKAVLQVPELVVPELYAAVAGVSVESLSYSYSIL
- the STYK1 gene encoding tyrosine-protein kinase STYK1 isoform X1 produces the protein MTPEQLNPWGFFSSVPCILWGSSAELDCCVAMGDARHRTRMLLECSLSDKLCIVREQQYEVIIIPALLVGIFLILLGVILWLFIREQREHQPSPALRSVAHAPPSRSLSWEAARPEGSVFVPLKETSVESLLRTSTHALAKLQVPREHLSEVLEQIHDGSFGTIYRTKIYTGDPDKTKRVVLKALKEPAGLQEVQEFLGRIQFYQYLGKHKNLVQLEGCCTEGLPLYMVLEDVAQGDLLSFLWTCRRDVMTMDGLPYDLTEKQIYHIGKQVLLAVEFLQDKRLFHGDVAARNILIQCDLTAKLCGLGLAYEVHSRGAISSARMVPLKWLAPERLLLRPAGIKGDIWSFGILLYEMVTLGAPPYPEVPPTSILQHLQRRKIMKRPSSCTHTMYGLMKSCWRWSEDSRPSLTELHSRLETAARTANDKAVLQVPELVVPELYAAVAGVSVESLSYSYSIL
- the STYK1 gene encoding tyrosine-protein kinase STYK1 isoform X2 → MCEQLNPWGFFSSVPCILWGSSAELDCCVAMGDARHRTRMLLECSLSDKLCIVREQQYEVIIIPALLVGIFLILLGVILWLFIREQREHQPSPALRSVAHAPPSRSLSWEAARPEGSVFVPLKETSVESLLRTSTHALAKLQVPREHLSEVLEQIHDGSFGTIYRTKIYTGDPDKTKRVVLKALKEPAGLQEVQEFLGRIQFYQYLGKHKNLVQLEGCCTEGLPLYMVLEDVAQGDLLSFLWTCRRDVMTMDGLPYDLTEKQIYHIGKQVLLAVEFLQDKRLFHGDVAARNILIQCDLTAKLCGLGLAYEVHSRGAISSARMVPLKWLAPERLLLRPAGIKGDIWSFGILLYEMVTLGAPPYPEVPPTSILQHLQRRKIMKRPSSCTHTMYGLMKSCWRWSEDSRPSLTELHSRLETAARTANDKAVLQVPELVVPELYAAVAGVSVESLSYSYSIL